From the genome of Polynucleobacter sp. AM-7D1:
TTAAGTTGGGTGAAGAACTTTTTTATGATTACTCGCTCGATATTGGCGGCCGCGTTACCAAGAGGTTAAAGAAGGACTATGAGTGTCGCTGCGGCGCAAAGAAATGCCGTGGAACGATGTTGTCTCTCGACACCAAATAATTTTAAAAAATGTTGTTTCTCAGTATTCAAGATTTAGAGGCGGCTATTAATTATTGGCGCAGCCAATCGCCCGCGGCTGGAGAAGAATTGCATTTGTGCCCAGAGGCCGCTGCGCTTGCAAAACCTTATGCACTTATGATTGTTCAAGGGTCGCAGAGGGTTCCCATGGATGTCTTGGATGAAATAGCAAAATCAGCAATCCAAAAGTTTTTTAAAACCAAACAAACGAACTAAACAACCCATCCTTTGTGTGTTTAGGGTTATCTCTATATTAGTGAACACTCTCTTGGAGTATCCTCAAACTCTTGCCCAAAGATGTGCATGAGGATTTAAGTTTGCAAGAAACAATATTAAAAACAATTGGTCTTGGGAAAACTTTTAAAGGGTTTTCTGCGGTGAGTGACGTCAATCTAGATGTCACTCGTGGAACTATTCACGCACTTATTGGGCCCAATGGGGCAGGCAAAACCACCTGTTTTAATTTGCTCACCAAATTTTTAGAGCCCAGCGCCGGTCAAATCCTTTTTAATGGCTTTGACATCACAAAAGAGAGGCCGGCCCAAATTGCAAGGCGGGGTGTGGTTCGATCATTTCAAATCTCCGCTGTTTTCCCCCATCTAACTGTTCTGGAAAACGTTCGTGTTGCACTGCAGCGAGGATTGGGTACGGAATTTCACTTTTGGAAGTCTGGCGACTCACTAAGTGTGCTCAATGAGCGTGCTGAGGAGTTGTTGTGTGAGGTTGGCTTGGCAGACTTTGCCCACGAAGAAACCCTAAATTTGGCTTATGGGCGCAAGAGAGCCTTAGAAATTGCCACGACCATGGCCATGGAGCCCGAATTAATGCTGTTGGATGAGCCAACACAGGGTATGGGCCATGAAGATGTCGAGCGTGTTACAGAATTAATTGATCGGGTGTCTAAGGGTCGCACCATCTTGATGGTTGAGCACAACATGAAGGTGGTTTCCTCAATTGCCGACAGAATTACGGTGTTGCAGCGGGGCTCGGTATTGGCTGAGGGTTCATATCATGAGGTATCAAACAACCCCTTGGTGGTTGAGGCTTATATGGGCAGCCATGGGGGTGACAACTTATGAGCACCATGGCATTGGAGGTTAAAAATCTCGAATCTTGGTATGGCGAGTCTCATATCCTTCATGGTGTGAACTTTTCAGTTTGTGATGGTGAGGTAGTTACGCTGCTGGGTCGCAATGGAGCTGGCCGAAGCACGATTTTAAAAACTATTTTAGGTTTAACAAGCAAAAGAACGGGTTCGGTAGAGATATATGGCAACCAAACCATTGCCATGCCAACCTATAGGATTGCTCGGCTTGGTGTTGGCTTTTGTCCTGAGGAGCGCGGCATCTTTGCCAGCTTAAGCGCCGAAGAGAATTTGTTGTTGTTGCCTGAGATCGCCCCTGGCGGCATGGGCTTAGATGAGATTTATGAGATGTTTCCTAACCTTTATGAGCGACGCAATAGTCCAGGCACAAGGCTCTCTGGTGGCGAGCAGCAAATGCTTGCAATGGCACGCATTTTGAGGACGGGTGCCAAATTACTGTTGCTGGATGAAATTACCGAAGGTTTGGCGCCGGTGATTGTTCAAAAGTTGGGTGAGGTGGTAACAAGCTTACGTAACAAAGGCTTCACTATTGTGTTGGTGGAGCAAAACTTCCGATTTGCTGCACCTCTAGCAGATCGTCATTATGTGGTTGAGCATGGCAATGTGGTCGAGGTTGTCAATCAAAGTGAGTTGGCTGAGAAGGCAAGCTTATTAAATGAGTATCTTGGTGTTTAGTGGTTATTTATAGGAGGCTTAAATGAAGTTAAAGCAAATTACCGCGTGTCTGGTGGCGGCAACTTTTTTTGGTTCAAACCCAGCATTCGCGCAAACATCTAAAGTTAGTGGTGATGTAATTAAGATCGGTGTTTTAACTGACCTTTCTTCTACCTATTCTGATTTGGCTGGTCCTGGTGCGGTGATTGCCGCAAAAATGGCAATTGCCGACTTTTCAAAAGATGGCACTGTTATTGGCAAGAAGATTGAACTTGTTAGTGCTGACCATCAGAACAAAGCAGATATTGCCGCCAACAAAGCGCGCGAGTGGTACGACAAAGACGGTGTTGATGTGATTGTTGAGTTGGTTTCGACCAACGTTGCACTTGCTGTTATGGAAGTCGCGGAACAAAAGAACAAGATTACTTTGGTGTCTGGTGCAGCATCATTACCAATTACCAATGAAAAATGTACTGCTAATAACGTGCATTGGACTTATGACACTTATGCGCTTTCAAACGGTACTGCCAAGGCTGTTGTTAAGCAAGGCAAAAAGAACTGGTACTTCTTGACTGCTGACTATGCTTTCGGAGCGGCCCTAGAGAAAGACTCAACCAACGTTGTTAATGCTAACGGCGGCAAAGTGCTTGGTACAAGTAAGCACCCATTCCCCAATAGCGACTTCTCTTCATACTTGCTGAAGGCTCAGGCCAGTGGCGCTGATGTTGTTGCATTAGCAAATGCTGGTCAAGACACCATCAACTCCGTTAAACAAGCCTCAGAGTTTGGTATCAATAAAAAACAAACCGTTGTTCCTTTGCTCATGTTTATTTCTGATGTTCACTCTTTGGGTTTGAATGCAGCCCAAGGTATGTACTTAACAGAAGGCTTCTACTGGGATAGAGATGAGAAGACCCGCGCGTTTGCTAAACGCTTTATCTTGCAGCATAAGCGTATGCCAACCAGCGTTCAAGCTGGTGTCTATTCATCAGTTCTTGCTTACTTAGCTGCAGTTCAAAAAGCTGGTACAGATGATACTCAAGCAGTTATGAAGGCCTTGAGATCCACCAACATTGATGATGGATTATTCAAAGGAAAAATCCGTGCCGATGGTAAGTTTGAGCATGACATGTATTTGCTCGAAGTGAAGAAACCATCTGAATCTAAGAGCCCATGGGATTATTACAACGTCAAAGCAGTGATTCCGGCTGCTGAGGCAACACAACCACTTTCATTGTCACGATGCAAGCTGGTTACTAACAAGTAATCCATTTTTAATTAAGCATGTTTGAACTTCTTGGAATTACCCCACAAGGGCTGGTTGCTCAGCTCTTGGTGGGGCTTATCAATGGCTCCTTTTATGCCATTTTGAGTTTGGGTTTGGCCATTATTTTTGGCCTACTCAATATCATCAATTTTTCCCATGGTGCTCAATACACGATGGGTGCATTTGTTGCATGGATTGGTTTAACTCAGGTAGGCCAATGGTTTGGCTTTCCTGAGTTTTCTATTAATTATTGGTTTGCATTAATTTTGGTGCCCTTGGTTATGGCAGGCTTTGGTTTGATTCTTGAGCGCACTATGCTCAAGCGCCTTTACCACCTAGACCACTTATATGGCCTTTTATTAACTTTTGGTTTGGCACTCATTATTGAGGGAATGTTCCGTCACTGGTACGGAATTTCTGGTGAGAGCTATCCAGCGCCAGAGATATTGCAGGGTGCTATCCCATTAGAGTCGATCGGCATCATCTTGCCTAAATATCGTTTGTGGGTTGTAGTTGCCTCTTTAGTGGTTTGCTTCTCTACTTGGTATGTTATCGAGAGAACGAAATTGGGCTCTTATCTTCGTGCTGGAACTGAAAACCCAAAACTACTCCAAGCATTTGGCATCAATGTGCCTTTAATGATTTCTTTGGCCTATGCTTATGGCGTGGGTCTTGCCGGCTTTGCTGGAGTTTTGGCTGCGCCAATTTTTCAAGTGAATCCATTGATGGGTTCGAATCTTATCATTGTGGTTTTTGCAGTTGTCGTGATTGGTGGCATGGGTTCTATTATGGGATCCATTTTGACCGGCCTAGCTTTAGGCTTAATTGAAGGCCTAACTAAAGTTTTTTATCCAGAAGCATCTGGCGTAGTTATTTTCGTAATCATGGCAATTGTTTTGCTTATTCGTCCTGCTGGACTTTTCGGCCGGGAGAAATAAGGTGAACTCAAAAACAAAATTACTGTACGGCATTCTAGTTTTAATTGCCCTGTTGCTGCCCTTCCAAGATTTCATTTATCTTGTGTTTGCAATGAAGGTTTTATGCTTTGCACTCTTTGCTTGCGCCTTCAATTTGTTGCTGGGTTTTACGGGCCTTCTTTCTTTTGGGCATGCAGCATTTTTTGGAACCTCTGCTTACATTACCGCGTATCTTTGCAAAGAGGCTGGTCTGTCCCCTGAGTTTGGAATTGCTTTGGGTGTTCTTGGCTCAGCTTTCTTGGGTTTTTTAATTGGCTCTTTAGCAATTCGCAGGCAAGGTATTTATTTTGCGATGGTTACGCTTGCTCTTTCTCAAATGGTCTACTTCCTCGCAGTGCAACTTCCCTTTACTGGTGGTGAGGATGGTATTCAGGGTGTACCACGGGGCATGTTGTTTGCTTTGATTGACTTAAAAGATGATGTCAGCATGTATTACTTTGTTCTGGCTGTTTTCTTGCTGGGGTTTGCGTTGATCGTTCGTACAGTGCACTCACCATTTGGCCAGGTCTTAAAAGCTATTCGTGAAAATGAGCCGCGTGCAGTGTCTTTGGGTTATGACGTTGATCGTTTTAAGT
Proteins encoded in this window:
- a CDS encoding DUF3717 domain-containing protein; protein product: MLFLSIQDLEAAINYWRSQSPAAGEELHLCPEAAALAKPYALMIVQGSQRVPMDVLDEIAKSAIQKFFKTKQTN
- a CDS encoding ABC transporter ATP-binding protein, with protein sequence MQETILKTIGLGKTFKGFSAVSDVNLDVTRGTIHALIGPNGAGKTTCFNLLTKFLEPSAGQILFNGFDITKERPAQIARRGVVRSFQISAVFPHLTVLENVRVALQRGLGTEFHFWKSGDSLSVLNERAEELLCEVGLADFAHEETLNLAYGRKRALEIATTMAMEPELMLLDEPTQGMGHEDVERVTELIDRVSKGRTILMVEHNMKVVSSIADRITVLQRGSVLAEGSYHEVSNNPLVVEAYMGSHGGDNL
- a CDS encoding ABC transporter ATP-binding protein; this encodes MSTMALEVKNLESWYGESHILHGVNFSVCDGEVVTLLGRNGAGRSTILKTILGLTSKRTGSVEIYGNQTIAMPTYRIARLGVGFCPEERGIFASLSAEENLLLLPEIAPGGMGLDEIYEMFPNLYERRNSPGTRLSGGEQQMLAMARILRTGAKLLLLDEITEGLAPVIVQKLGEVVTSLRNKGFTIVLVEQNFRFAAPLADRHYVVEHGNVVEVVNQSELAEKASLLNEYLGV
- a CDS encoding ABC transporter substrate-binding protein, with the translated sequence MKLKQITACLVAATFFGSNPAFAQTSKVSGDVIKIGVLTDLSSTYSDLAGPGAVIAAKMAIADFSKDGTVIGKKIELVSADHQNKADIAANKAREWYDKDGVDVIVELVSTNVALAVMEVAEQKNKITLVSGAASLPITNEKCTANNVHWTYDTYALSNGTAKAVVKQGKKNWYFLTADYAFGAALEKDSTNVVNANGGKVLGTSKHPFPNSDFSSYLLKAQASGADVVALANAGQDTINSVKQASEFGINKKQTVVPLLMFISDVHSLGLNAAQGMYLTEGFYWDRDEKTRAFAKRFILQHKRMPTSVQAGVYSSVLAYLAAVQKAGTDDTQAVMKALRSTNIDDGLFKGKIRADGKFEHDMYLLEVKKPSESKSPWDYYNVKAVIPAAEATQPLSLSRCKLVTNK
- a CDS encoding branched-chain amino acid ABC transporter permease — translated: MFELLGITPQGLVAQLLVGLINGSFYAILSLGLAIIFGLLNIINFSHGAQYTMGAFVAWIGLTQVGQWFGFPEFSINYWFALILVPLVMAGFGLILERTMLKRLYHLDHLYGLLLTFGLALIIEGMFRHWYGISGESYPAPEILQGAIPLESIGIILPKYRLWVVVASLVVCFSTWYVIERTKLGSYLRAGTENPKLLQAFGINVPLMISLAYAYGVGLAGFAGVLAAPIFQVNPLMGSNLIIVVFAVVVIGGMGSIMGSILTGLALGLIEGLTKVFYPEASGVVIFVIMAIVLLIRPAGLFGREK
- a CDS encoding branched-chain amino acid ABC transporter permease, with protein sequence MNSKTKLLYGILVLIALLLPFQDFIYLVFAMKVLCFALFACAFNLLLGFTGLLSFGHAAFFGTSAYITAYLCKEAGLSPEFGIALGVLGSAFLGFLIGSLAIRRQGIYFAMVTLALSQMVYFLAVQLPFTGGEDGIQGVPRGMLFALIDLKDDVSMYYFVLAVFLLGFALIVRTVHSPFGQVLKAIRENEPRAVSLGYDVDRFKLISFVISAALAGLAGSLKTLVFQLATLTDVHWHMSGEVVLMTLLGGMGTILGPVVGAGIVVGLQNYLANIGSWSTIATGFIFVICVLAFRRGVVGEITHLFKKKS